The genomic stretch gagaagcgtcacgTTTATTTTGGGGTATTGCCTTGTTGTGATCTTGAGGAACGGAGAATGGAATGAGTTAACAGGGCacccgaaggaccgtggaaaagaCAGtccgaattcgagggcgaattctctccaacctcgggaggatgatgtagattggaattcaaggcttatcttatcttatcttttagtcttttattaggtttctttgttagtcgtttattctatcttatctttcagtctttatttgaattaggtttctttgttagtttttatttggtttagttgtctttcgtagacttctaaataaactttatttcattgttattttagggttaggagtcttgggctataaatatatgcttatagcctttaacaattcagtttatgattattattgagtttgtttaataagaattactcagagttgagtttctttgcatttttccttaaaccatagatacaatctatagtttttaagaagatttctttgattattgtgatagtctcacaatcttagaaatatttatcccttctacttgctgtttttcttgttcaccacaatcctacgctgcatcaatagttaagcattagggtcgactttcaatgATGCgttttcagcgtccacttttagtggacggtATTGcccatcaattttaatttttaattttttttacctactctttaggggcgataaagtcgcccctaatagttaagcattagggtcgactttcaaagtcaaccctaatgaggcgtcttcagcgtccacttttagtggacgctattgctcatcaattttaattttaaaatttttaaattttttttttacctactctttaggggcgactttatcgcctctaatagttaagcattagggtcgactttgaaagtcgactcTAATGATgcatcttcagcgtccacttttagtggacgctattgcccatcaattttaatttttaattttttttaattttttttacctactctttaggggcgataaagtcgcccctaatagttaagcattaggaaagtcgaccctaatgattcatcttcagcgtccacttttagtggacactattgctcatcaattttaatttttaatttttttttttaattttttctacgtaccctttagggtcgactttgagagtcgaccctattgatcctttttttttttttttttttttagcgtccacttaagtggacgctattggtgtaCTATCAGGGTCGACTaatgtggacgctaaaagtttttttttggtcccTTAATTTTTTCGCGCCCCTTTAATAATTCCCTcgtgtatattagggtcgactttctagcgtccactataaagtggacgctaatagtcaacctttcgacccattattagcgtccacttttatgtggacgctaataattaactattagaggcgacttttaaaagtcgcctctaatagttgagtattaggggcgactataaagtcgcccctaataagtcgcccctgatgagtcagtttcttgtagtgcaAGATTTTGGCCGTTGAGACCGACAAAAGCAACAACATTAGTCTTTCCAACATTAAACTCAAAGTGAATGAGACCAATTGGGAAGACAAAGACGTCTCCCACGTTTAGGATTTTACTAAAGAAGCGGTTATCAGGGTTGGATGTAATAAAGCCAACGTAGAGAGTACCCTCTAAGACTACTAGAATCTCGGAGGCTCGAGGGTGAGTGTGGGGTGGAATCAGGCCGTATGGTGCCAAGTCTAAGCGAGCTAAGGATATGCCTAGTGTGTTGAGGCCAGGGATTTCGTCGACATTCAAAATAGTGACATTTGACCCGAGTGGATTTGCAGTGCTTCTAGGAATGTTTAACCCCTGAAAGAAGAAATGGTTGGCAGTGACAAACTTTGGATCCTTGCAGAACTTTCCATTCACAAATACTGCATGCAAAAAAAGTTCGTTAATATCACAAGACACGTACGTATTCAAGTAATACCTCCTAGCATAATTACATTAATATGTAGATCCCAATATGGATGAGAAAAAACAATCCAGACTCTTCAAATGGCTCCAAAAGAACatcaataataacaacaacaacaataatgtGCATATACCAGCATCAGTGGAAGAGTTAATTGCAACACAAAAGTCTTGCAGAGGAGCAGGGTCATAGGCAGAGGCAATGGAGCATGCCAAGGCCATGAGTGCCAAAGCTACAAGGTAATTAGGAGACCCTTTCATCCTTCTTCTGGTTTATGATCCCTTTCTTCTGTATTCTCTGAATTCTTAGTTTTTTGAGGAGTGAGATATGTTGCATGGGAACATGTCTATTTATAGCCGAGAGGAATGAACTGGTCTACGTTTTTCACTAGATCGAGCCTGTAAGGCTGTAACACTTTGTAAGTCAACGATTTTTTATTAGCGTGTGAACCGGCTGTTATTTAACGACTTAATTTGCAGATATTAGAAATATTGCAGCCAAATCCGACCACTTCAATAAATGGAAGAGTGCAGATCCGATGTTGCTTTCTCCAATCCAAGCTTATCTTGTTTTGCCATGCTAGAAAAAGCTTTCCCAGATAGTACCATGATAGGGCATTTGGTATATTCTTGTCTacttgtctttgtttttttctcttctacttATGGTTTCTCCGGATTTGAAATGTTTGTAGGTATTTGGTTGGGGGGTTTGTCGAGACTGGATTCAGTCGGGGAATTTCAATGCTCAAGTTGGTGTATATGGagagggaatttttttttttttttttgaaaaatacgGAGAGGGAATTTTAGTAGTCTTGTTAAGGCAAAATGAGCGTATCTGAGTAAgtatcatttctttctttatatatatataggccacTATCTCTACCCTACCTCTTAAGGATTTTAGGGAGCCAACAAGTTCTTATTAATGTAGAGATTCCTCCCTAAATCTGTTTGAAAGGGGCATATGgcgggaataggatcctctagGGTATCCAGTTCATGGTTGGGATTTCTTTTCAGAAATCCTAGAGCCACAAATAGTACACATGTctcattaacaaaaaataataataaaatattatttaagataaaaaaaataataataaatcaaataataaaaaaataaggccacccatcttggccatagcGGGTGGTTGGACCATCCCATTTTAGTTGGGGTGGCTTGGGTGCCACCCCAATGGCCGACCAGGGGTGGCCGGagcacccccaatggccaaacgattttttttttttttttggcccttgggggtagccgaaccacctccaagggccatgAGGCCCAACgagggtggtctggccaccctcaagggccaaatgatttttttttttagtttggccgtttagggtggctggaccacctgGGGGGgctggtctggggtggccgaagccaccccaagtCAACGGAGGTGgtagggggtggccgaccaccccttattttttaaaaaatattttttaattttttattattttaaaagtatatataatatttatattattaattttactaGATATTCTGTAACCCAAAATAGAttggagagaatcctattcccGTATGGCGTGGGTAAGCAGTTAGCTGAGTTGGCAAAGTTAGGAATCAGCTGTTGAACGCTGCATCTTGGCATGGGTGAACTTGAATCCTTCATTGTTATTTGGACTATGGGCAGGTGGATCTTCTAGGCTCTTTGGTAGGTGGCTATTGGGAGGTTGATGGTAACTAGGCCCACTAGTAGTCCCTTAATTGTCTTTAGCGATTATGCTGATAGttgtttattataattttgtCTATTAAGACCATCGATACCTAGACCCTCCAATCGTTCCTCAATTCCCTTGAGAGATTAGGCCAATAGTCGTTAAGTTATGAGATGGGGTATACATTCGTTTTGTTTATGCAATTAAACACGTCTTTGTAGTGCCCAAGACTTTTAAGACATCAGGTATGAGAGAAGAGGTATGATAGGGATCCAACTATTTTGCCTAACTTTgggccaacttttgccttattttttttttggaggaacTAGGGTTATCACTAAAAACGAGGAAAGCTCTGCATAAAGAGTTAGTATTCTTAAATGCTTGAGTGCTCTATATGTTGAGTAtatgtgtgagtgtaaaaaaataaaatcccacattgaaaatatatatgaagtgtgagtagttaatatagAATTGTTGGGCCCAAAGTTGAGTGGTTAATATTTATAGAATTGTTGGACTCAAACTTATTAATCTCCCAACAACGGATATCTAAGCTAAGTTTAGTTTCTTGGGAAAGGTGGTGCCCATTAAtcactcatattttttttatacatttccAATAAGGACTCACACATACTTTTATATACTAATATAGATGGACTCACACATAATAGAGAGATTGTTGAGTAAATGTGTTTATTCTTTTTACACTCACGTGAGTGTAAAAAGAATAGAATCacacattgaaaatatataaaaagtatgAGTAATTAATATAGCATTCTTGGGCCCAAATCCATGGGCTTAAGCTTTTATGTTGAGAAAGTACAGAGtttgtcaaaaatttatttcaagAGAATAAGCTGAAGTTTTAAGTATAAACCTATTGACCCTCCATTATTTTACAAAATCATGCCATTCATTACATGTATGAATGTAATTTGAGATATTTTACATatgtattaaaaagaaaatatgttttgaaagaaaataatttttgagaaGCAGGTAATTAAGCTTTGGAAGGAAAACTTAATTCTCAAAAGAGAACAATGTTAggggaaaagaatgatattagGTTAAAAGTTTGATATGCAAAAACACGAATTAAGGGGTGACGTTGGCCAATACCGATTAATGCTGATTTAGTCAGATTATAAATATATAGGATATGTTGTCTCTAGAACTCCACTGACGTGTTCAGCCCAtgcattaattttgtttaaatttaaacgccacatacatatatattaaccaaTTAAAGCCGTCAAATTTGGCTGCATCTTTTCTTCGGGCAGGTTTGAGAGTGCGTTTGAGgatctaaaagtgcgtttaacactaaaaaagtttgcttgaagaaaaaaagtatatgtttagtaaaaaaaattaaaagcgtttttaaggatcaaaaagcctaaaaatgacgaAAGCCTAAAAGCGTTTAACacacttttgtcaaaaatataaaaataaaacttttgccaaaaaaacgtttttttcacttaaaagctcttttgccaaaaaaaatgaaaaaagtgtatatatatcatGTATATGTGCGTGCAGTAGTGGTTAAAGAATGGTTCACccagtaattaattaaataaccatTGATGAAGACTTAATTACCAAGTCTTAATTAGAAATCTTCTCCGTTCGTGGAAATCAAAACATAAGACCCCTCCTTCTATAAATAGGCGTCCTCGATCCAATGCAACATTAATTCTCACAGGAAGATCGAATACACAGCATATATACTCAAATTAAGGTTGTACTTGGAGATAACCTCAAAGATGATGAAAGGAGTTCCTAAGACGTTGCTACTATGTATGGCCTTGTTGGCTTGGGCATGCTCCCTTGCCTCTTCCTCTGACCCCAGTCCTCTTCAAGACTTCTGTGTTGCCATTAACGATACTTCTTCTGATCATGCTGGTATATCATCACTCACTTGATCCTCTTCTTTTCCCCTCATGCATCTTAGGACTCTAcatactaatatatatattgcaaccACTCATCATTTGGAAGCCCTTTGTGATCTGTGATATATAACAATTGCTTTTTTTCCTACTGCAGTATTTGTTAACGGAAAGTTTTGCAAGGACCCCAAGCTTGCCACTGCCAATGATTTCTTCTTCTCAGGGCTCGACACTGCCAGAGACACCTCAAATCCACTTGGATCCAATGTCACTCTCCTCAATGTCGACAAAATACTAGGCTTCAACACCTTAGGCATATCATTGGCTCGCATTGACTTTGCTCCGTACGGCCTAAATCCTCCCCACATTCACCCTCGTGGAACTGAGATTCTTGTAGTCCAAGAGGGTACTCTATTAGTTGGTTTTGTCACATCCAACCCAGACAACCGCCTATTCTCCAAAGTTCTAAATGCAGGAGACGTCTTTGTCTTCCCAATTGGTCTCATTCACTTCCAATTTAATGTAGGGAAAACCAATGCCATTGCTTTTGCTGGTCTCAGCAGCCAGAACCCTGGGCTCATCACCATAGCAAATACTGTCTTTGGATCTAATCCTCCCATCAATCCTGATGTTCTCACCAAGGCCTTCCAACTTGATAGGAATGTGGTCaattatcttcaaaaaaaattctagtgGGACAATAATTAGAGAAATATTTGTAATAACCAATAATGAATCATTAGATGGTTCGGATTGAGTTTGTCATTATTTAATTCCCTTATTGTAACGTCATAgcaataaattaattgaaataaaatgataatttcttatatttactctctcactctctctctctctctctctcattgagTAATGATGGGGGAAGAACAATTGCATGATTGGGTCACAACCAGACCCATGGCAGGGTTTGGTGGTGACCTCGTTGTGGTTTTGCTTCACGGCCAAACCTATAGCGAGGCCTGGTGGTCACCTCATTGTGGGTGTACAGAGCCATGAGTCACAAGGTAGGTATGGTTACAAACCAGACcattctttattgtttttaaaaaagaaaaattaagcgtatttgtaaattttacaccCCTATATCAGGATTTTTTAGAAGTCCTTAACTGAGAagagacattacaaaaaattagaagtgcgatacactaaattgagagtttttaaacttttgggggGAACATGCAAAAGTGATGGAAGTTATGGGCGGTTAAGCAGTTATTTTAATAGCTATGACATCTTGGTAGCAAACTCTATTCTGAAAACTATGTATAATGACATTTGTTATTATAAACATTGATTAAAGGTATTTTTAAGTGAGGGCTCATTTATAAAAATTGTTAGCATACTTATATTTACTAAGTCATGGACTCATACATATATTTGTAAAATTGGGGTAATTTAACAAATGTCtcttaagaaaatgaaaaaggcaACTATCTTTGAAAGGGCTGACTTGGGCAAAGTCAATTTTTACTATAGATGTGAGAATATATATTAAACAGTATGGTTTAATATATGTTATGTATTTGAAACTTTGGTATATTTTATAAGTGAGTTTGTagtgccaaaaagaaaagaaattttttttacatgattttTTTCTGTTGCGAGTATTTAGTAAGTAATAGAGTCACGTGGAAAAATCAGATATTTCCTACTTACGACTTGTATTTGA from Corylus avellana chromosome ca1, CavTom2PMs-1.0 encodes the following:
- the LOC132169191 gene encoding germin-like protein subfamily 1 member 13 — translated: MKGSPNYLVALALMALACSIASAYDPAPLQDFCVAINSSTDAVFVNGKFCKDPKFVTANHFFFQGLNIPRSTANPLGSNVTILNVDEIPGLNTLGISLARLDLAPYGLIPPHTHPRASEILVVLEGTLYVGFITSNPDNRFFSKILNVGDVFVFPIGLIHFEFNVGKTNVVAFVGLNGQNLCGLITIANNVFGANPPINPDVLIKAFQLDKNVVDYLQKKFEG
- the LOC132175546 gene encoding germin-like protein subfamily 1 member 11, coding for MMKGVPKTLLLCMALLAWACSLASSSDPSPLQDFCVAINDTSSDHAVFVNGKFCKDPKLATANDFFFSGLDTARDTSNPLGSNVTLLNVDKILGFNTLGISLARIDFAPYGLNPPHIHPRGTEILVVQEGTLLVGFVTSNPDNRLFSKVLNAGDVFVFPIGLIHFQFNVGKTNAIAFAGLSSQNPGLITIANTVFGSNPPINPDVLTKAFQLDRNVVNYLQKKF